One window of Denticeps clupeoides unplaced genomic scaffold, fDenClu1.1, whole genome shotgun sequence genomic DNA carries:
- the LOC114783581 gene encoding BRCA2-interacting transcriptional repressor EMSY-like, translated as MIQQEKPELVGTMPVVWPTLLDLGRDECKRILRKLELEAYAGVISALRAQGDLTKDKKDLLGELTKVLSISTERHRAEVRRAVNDERLTTIAHHMSGPNSSSEWSIEGRRLVPLMPRLVPQTAFTVTANTVANATAHQNSSLLLPAETGNKEVVVCYSYTSTTSTPTSATAPSGSAAAALKSPRPASPASNVVVLPSGSTVYVKSVSCTEEDEKPRKRRRTNSSGSSPVLLKEVPKVAPPISKTITVPVSGSPKMSIMQSIANSLPPHMSPVKITFTKPTTQTTNTPTQKVIIVTTSPSSSFVPNILSKSHNYAAMSKLVSTSILSSSSQKQTVVIPASSSLSSNPSTVAVTSVVSSTPSVVMSTLAQGATSAAVKVASARLPSPKTLVGSPTQIIAQFPKQHQQSPKQLQLSSPISSPVGSGQTSTTPPGSKPTIQIKQESGVKIITQQVQPSKILPKPSSTQLPSSSTSPIMVVSSNGAIMTTKLVTTPTGTQATYSRPTVSPTVGARMATSAGGATYVKTTSGSIITVVPKSLATLGGKIISSNIVSGTTTKITTIPMTSKPNVIVVQKTTGKGTTIQGLPGKNVVTTLLNAGGEKTLQAVPGAKPAIITASRPITKMIVTQPKSMGSGVQPTTTTKIIPTKIVYGQQGKTQVLIKPKPMTFQTAVVSEQTRQLVSETLQQVSRAAESGLASGQEGALKDDSTTESSSPSAETLQSELQPVVHVIASRGQEWPEHEVAMETSPTIIYQDVSGESQSATSTIKALLELQQTTVKEKVEPKPRQHTIDLSQMAVPIQMAQDKRQSPEPPGQGESEALPDHPSAGKTSTGSPSVGTVVSEVTLSSSQPQVVSCQTTGPTSSIVTVTRLVPPQVGGTAVMHNKQTEEQVVEEGELEGDTLDPQTGLFYRSSQPSSQPPSQQGSSQAAQPEPSRPTPHSTQPQQIKPPPSSSPSTSSPSSVKRAPVPHEHPPPKASTQPSASVKEKPPLASGGQPVVQVLSVKAPHTPQLPKLQQAPTSHNRPNIHTQLSQPPPLQAHHPVVSDKTSSGQVQQPIITQGATVTKITFGSHQSPPVSSSAEAAAKLLPESSSGMNPEKSSVSDILKISMMEAEIDPSAEPMVVDSSSDCGSFSSTAASSLISSSGSALHHPKQQHGQFSRIQSLTAQKSKDVDVIEVIPQYSIMPDSSQSNVVVEPSGFLEITDYTSQRLDDESMMEPEVDSSNDEGAAASPMEGCADQSQ; from the exons ATGATCCAGCAGGAGAAACCCGAGCTGGTCGGCACTATGCCTGTAGTGTGGCCCACCCTCCTTGACCTTGGAAGAGATGAGTGTAAAAGAATCCTCCGCAAGCTTG AGTTGGAGGCATATGCAGGTGTCATTAGTGCTCTCAGGGCACAAGGAGATCTCACAAAGGATAAGAAAGATCTTCTTGGGGAGCTCACAAAAGTTCTCAG CATCTCAACAGAGCGCCACCGTGCTGAAGTCCGCAGGGCTGTCAATGATGAACGCCTTACGACCATCGCACATCA TATGTCTGGACCAAATAGTTCTTCTGAGTGGTCCATTGAAGGGCGGAGACTTGTCCCTCTCATGCCCAGGTTGGTTCCGCAGACGGCATTCACTGTCACTGCCAACACTGTAGCCAATGCAACAGCTCACCAGAACTCATCCCTTCTCCTGCCTGCGGAGACGGGCAACAAGGAAG TGGTTGTTTGCTACTCCTACACAAGCACTACATCCACACCCACTAGCGCCACTGCACCAAGCGGAAGTGCAGCTGCAGCTCTCAAGTCTCCCCGGCCAGCCAGCCCTGCCTCCAATGTGGTGGTGCTCCCCAGTGGCAGCACAGTTTATGTAAAGA GTGTGAGCTGCACAGAGGAGGATGAAAAGCCCCGCAAGCGTCGGCGCACCAACTCTTCGGGCTCGTCACCGGTGTTGTTAAAAGAAGTCCCCAAGGTGGCCCCTCCCATCTCCAAAACGATCACTGTCCCAGTCAGTGGCAGCCCTAAAATGAGCATCATGCAGAGCATCGCGAACTCCCTTCCACCGCACATGTCACCGGTCAAGATCACCTTCACCAAGCCCACCACCCAGACCACCAACACCCCGACGCAGAAG GTGATTATTGTGACAACGTCTCCCAGCTCCAGCTTTGTGCCCAACATCCTGTCAAAGTCACACAACTATGCAGCAATGTCCAAGCTGGTGTCCACCTCCATTCTGTCGTCCTCCAGTCAGAAGCAGACTGTGGTTATCCCAGCCAGCTCCAGCCTTTCTTCAAACCCCAGCACAGTAGCTGTGACCTCTGTGGTGTCCTCCACGCCATCTGTGGTCATGTCAACATTAGCACAGG gtgccaCCTCTGCTGCGGTCAAAGTGGCCTCAGCAAGGCTTCCCTCGCCGAAGACCCTGGTGGGTTCCCCGACTCAGATCATCGCCCAGTTTCCCAAGCAGCACCAGCAGTCCCCCAAACAGCTGCAACTGAGCTCACCCATCTCCTCTCCCGTGGGGTCTGGCCAGACCTCGACAACGCCCCCCGGCAGCAAACCCACCATCCAGATAAAGCAGGAATCTG GAGTGAAGATCATCACCCAGCAGGTGCAGCCCAGCAAGATCCTCCCAAAGCCTTCCTCCACCCAGctgcccagcagcagcacctcacCCATCATGGTCGTCAGTAGCAATGGAGCAATCATGACCACAAAGCTTGTGACAACACCCACAG GCACGCAGGCAACCTACTCCCGACCTACAGTCAGTCCTACCGTAGGAGCACGAATGGCAACTTCAGCAGGTGGGGCAACCTATGTGAAGACCACCAGTGGCAGCATCATCACCGTGGTGCCCAAGTCTCTGGCAACACTTGGGGGAAAAATAATCAGCAGTAATATAGTGTCTG GGACCACCACAAAAATAACCACTATACCTATGACATCTAAGCCCAACGTCATAGTGGTCCAGAAGACAACAGGAAAAGGAACTACAATCCAAGGCCTGCCTGGGAAAAATGTCGTAACAACTCTGTTAAATGCTGGG GGTGAGAAGACGCTGCAGGCAGTTCCTGGAGCAAAACCAGCCATCATCACAGCCTCTCGGCCCATAACCAAAATGATTGTCACGCAGCCTAAAAGCATGGGCTCAGGGGTACAGCCTACAACCACCACCAAGATAATCCCTACCAAAATAGTGTATGGACAGCAGGGGAAGACGCAA GTTCTCATCAAGCCCAAGCCCATGACTTTTCAGACGGCCGTAGTGAGTGAACAGACCCGGCAGCTGGTGAGCGAGACGCTGCAGCAGGTTTCTCGAGCGGCAGAATCAGGCCTTGCCTCTGGCCAGGAGGGGGCGCTGAAAGACGATTCTACCACGGAGAGCAGTTCCCCATCTGCCGAAACGCTGCAAAGCG AGCTTCAGCCAGTGGTACATGTAATTGCATCCAGGGGCCAGGAATGGCCTGAGCATGAGGTTGCTATGGAAACAAGCCCCACAATTATTTACCAGGACGTGTCAGGAGAGTCCCAGTCTGCCACTTCCACAATCAAAGCTCTGCTGGAGTTGCAGCAGACAACAG TCAAAGAGAAGGTGGAGCCCAAACCCCGTCAGCACACAATTGACTTGAGCCAGATGGCTGTCCCCATTCAGATGGCCCAGGACAAAAGGCAGTCCCCTGAGCCCCCAGGACAGGGGGAGTCAGAAGCCTTGCCGGACCACCCATCAGCCG GCAAGACCTCCACAGGCAGTCCTTCAGTTGGCACTGTGGTCAGCGAAGTAACTCTGTCCTCCAGCCAACCACAGGTGGTTTCGTGCCAAACCACCGGCCCAACGTCCTCCATTGTGACAGTCACTCGTCTAGTGCCACCACAG GTTGGAGGAACCGCCGTGATGCACAACAAACAGACCGAGGAGCAGGTTGTGGAGGAAGGGGAGCTGGAGGGTGACACTCTAGATCCCCAGACAGGGCTGTTTTACAGGTCGTCACAGCCATCTTCCCAGCCTCCGTCTCAGCAGGGAAGCTCCCAGGCAGCCCAGCCAGAGCCAAGCCGACCCACTCCTCACTCCACACAGCCTCAGCAAATCAAacctccaccctcctcctcgcCTTCCACCTCTTCTCCATCCTCAGTCAAGAGAGCTCCTGTACCTCATGAGCATCCACCACCCAAAGCCTCCACACAGCCGAGCGCTTCTGTGAAGGAGAAGCCACCCCTGGCCTCGGGTGGGCAGCCTGTGGTCCAGGTCCTGTCTGTGAAAGCTCCCCACACCCCCCAGCTGCCCAAGCTGCAGCAGGCACCCACCTCACACAACAGGCCCAACATCCACACTCAGCTCTCCCAGCCACCACCCCTGCAGGCACACCACCCCGTGGTTTCGGATAAGACCTCGTCTGGCCAG GTTCAGCAGCCCATCATCACTCAAGGAGCCACTGTGACAAAAATCACTTTCGGCAGCCACCAGTCACCCCCTGTCTCCAGCAGCGCCGAGGCAGCAGCCAAACTCCTCCCTGAGTCCAGCTCTGGCATGAACCCAGAGAAATCCTCTGTGTCCGACATCCTCAAGATCTCCATGATGGAGGCGGAGATTGACCCCAGCGCAGAGCCCATGGTGGTGGACTCGTCCAGTGACTGTGGCTCCTTCAGCTCCACCGCCGCCTCGTCACTCATTAGCAGCTCAGGGTCGGCCCTCCACCACCCCAAACAGCAGCATGGCCAGTTTAGCCGCATACAGAGCCTCACCGCCCAGAAGAGCAAAGATGTGGATGTCATAGAG GTTATCCCACAGTACTCCATAATGCCCGACTCAAGTCAGTCGAACGTTGTGGTGGAACCCAGCGGCTTCCTGGAAATCACTGACTACACCAGCCAGCGTCTAGATGACGAGAGCATGATGGAGCCGGAGGTGGACAGCAGCAACGACGAGGGAGCGGCTGCCAGCCCGATGGAAGGCTGCGCTGACCAGTCGCAGTGA